Proteins found in one Nostoc sp. NIES-3756 genomic segment:
- a CDS encoding NAD(P)/FAD-dependent oxidoreductase: MVEVLENNPPHKVVIIGGGFGGLYAAKSLAKAKVDVTLIDKRNFHLFQPLLYQVATGTLSPSDISSPLRAVLSKSKNTKVLLGEVSDIDTTAQQVVLGDEKIPYDTLIVATGAKHSYFGKDNWEEFAPGLKTVEDAIEMRRRIFMAFEAAETETDPEKRRAWLTFVIVGGGPTGVELAGAIAELAYKTLKEDFRNIDTTEAQVILLEGLDRVLPPFAPELSQEAEASLKQLGVKVQTKTFVTNIENDIVSIKQGDEVKQIASKTVLWAAGVKASAMGNVLAEKTGVECDRAGRVIVEPDLSIKGHNNIFVVGDLANFSHQNGKPLPGVAPVAKQEGEYVAKLVQKRLQGQTLPAFKYNDYGSLAMIGQNSAVVDLGFMKLKGFFAWLFWLLIHIYFLIEFNNKLVVMIQWAWNYVTRNRGARLITGREVLQTVKTVNNDDHYQPTENRLPVNV, encoded by the coding sequence ATGGTTGAAGTACTTGAGAACAACCCACCCCACAAGGTCGTGATAATAGGCGGCGGCTTTGGTGGATTGTATGCAGCAAAGTCACTGGCTAAAGCTAAAGTAGATGTGACTCTGATTGACAAACGGAACTTTCATCTATTCCAGCCGCTACTTTACCAAGTTGCTACAGGTACACTGTCACCATCGGATATTTCCTCCCCTCTGCGCGCAGTATTGAGTAAAAGTAAGAATACAAAAGTTTTGCTGGGAGAAGTCAGCGATATTGACACAACAGCACAACAAGTGGTACTAGGTGATGAAAAAATCCCCTACGATACTTTAATTGTCGCCACAGGTGCGAAGCATTCCTATTTTGGTAAGGATAACTGGGAAGAGTTTGCGCCAGGGTTGAAGACTGTAGAAGATGCAATTGAAATGCGCCGCCGTATTTTTATGGCGTTTGAAGCAGCAGAAACAGAAACAGACCCCGAAAAGCGCCGTGCTTGGTTAACTTTTGTGATTGTGGGTGGCGGCCCTACTGGGGTAGAATTAGCAGGTGCGATCGCCGAATTAGCTTACAAAACCCTCAAAGAAGACTTCCGCAACATTGACACCACAGAAGCGCAAGTCATCCTCCTCGAAGGTTTAGACCGAGTACTCCCTCCCTTCGCGCCGGAATTATCCCAAGAAGCAGAAGCATCCTTGAAACAGTTGGGTGTGAAAGTACAGACAAAAACCTTCGTAACCAACATTGAGAATGACATCGTTAGCATCAAACAAGGCGATGAAGTCAAACAAATTGCCTCTAAGACTGTATTATGGGCAGCAGGTGTTAAAGCCTCGGCAATGGGCAATGTCTTAGCCGAAAAAACTGGGGTAGAATGCGATCGCGCCGGACGAGTTATCGTAGAACCAGACTTGAGTATTAAGGGACATAACAATATTTTCGTTGTGGGAGATTTAGCCAACTTCTCTCACCAAAACGGTAAACCCCTTCCCGGTGTCGCACCAGTCGCTAAACAAGAAGGTGAATACGTCGCCAAATTGGTGCAGAAGCGCCTACAAGGTCAAACTCTGCCTGCATTCAAGTACAACGATTACGGTAGTTTAGCAATGATTGGGCAAAACTCAGCCGTTGTAGACTTAGGTTTCATGAAATTGAAAGGCTTCTTTGCGTGGTTGTTCTGGCTACTAATTCACATCTACTTCTTAATCGAGTTCAATAATAAGCTAGTAGTCATGATTCAGTGGGCATGGAATTACGTTACTCGTAATCGTGGTGCTAGATTGATTACAGGCCGAGAAGTTCTGCAAACAGTCAAAACTGTTAATAATGATGATCATTACCAACCGACAGAAAACAGGCTACCAGTCAATGTTTAG
- the rtcA gene encoding RNA 3'-terminal phosphate cyclase produces the protein MTIEIDGSYGEGGGQVLRTSLSLAAITGEPIRITGIRAGRKKPGLAAQHLTAVRAAAAICHGQLQGDALGSTMLEFIPGGTVQPGTYSFDVTEAQQGGSAGAITLVLQTILLPLALAEGDSEITLRGGTHVIFSPTMTYIEQVYLPMLRRMGITAQVKLGAWGWYPRGGGEVNLQVKGGCKLTGINLLERGELKRVRGLAVATELPVHIPQRMASRAENLLRTAGLRVYVQALREKGVAPGAGIFLTAEYRNSLTGFGGFGRLRLSSEKVAEIACEQLLQFHQTGAPVDEHLADQLLLPAVLASGESHYKVSEVSTHLTTNAAVIEKFGLGKISVNQAERTVAIASRGML, from the coding sequence ATGACAATTGAAATTGACGGTTCCTACGGCGAGGGAGGAGGACAAGTTCTTCGGACATCCCTTAGTTTAGCCGCCATCACTGGTGAACCCATACGCATTACAGGAATACGCGCTGGACGCAAAAAACCAGGGTTAGCCGCGCAGCACTTAACAGCAGTGCGTGCGGCGGCGGCAATTTGTCATGGACAATTGCAGGGTGATGCGTTGGGTTCTACGATGCTGGAATTTATTCCCGGTGGTACGGTGCAGCCTGGAACCTATAGTTTTGATGTCACTGAAGCACAGCAAGGTGGTTCGGCTGGGGCTATTACCCTAGTTTTGCAGACAATTCTCTTGCCTTTAGCCTTAGCCGAGGGTGATTCTGAAATTACTCTACGGGGTGGAACTCATGTCATTTTTAGCCCGACAATGACATACATTGAGCAAGTGTATCTGCCAATGTTACGCCGCATGGGCATCACCGCTCAAGTCAAATTAGGGGCTTGGGGATGGTATCCCAGAGGCGGAGGGGAAGTAAATTTGCAGGTGAAGGGAGGTTGCAAACTCACCGGAATTAACTTGTTGGAAAGGGGAGAGTTAAAGCGGGTGCGAGGACTAGCAGTGGCGACAGAATTACCCGTCCATATTCCCCAACGCATGGCCAGCCGTGCCGAGAATTTACTACGTACAGCCGGGTTAAGGGTATATGTGCAAGCACTAAGAGAGAAAGGTGTAGCCCCAGGCGCAGGTATTTTTTTAACTGCTGAGTATCGTAATAGTTTGACGGGATTTGGTGGCTTTGGACGTTTGCGTTTATCCTCAGAAAAAGTTGCAGAGATTGCTTGCGAACAACTGTTACAATTTCACCAAACTGGCGCACCAGTCGATGAACATTTAGCAGATCAATTATTATTACCGGCGGTGTTAGCTTCAGGGGAAAGTCATTATAAAGTGTCTGAGGTGAGTACACATTTAACAACTAATGCCGCAGTTATTGAAAAGTTTGGCTTAGGAAAGATTAGTGTTAATCAAGCAGAAAGGACTGTGGCGATCGCTTCTAGAGGAATGTTATAA
- a CDS encoding PRC-barrel domain-containing protein, with protein MTSEQIIRRSDILNTQVITRDNGKRLGIVSQIWVDIDQREVVALGLRDSLISISGLPRYMYLSSIHQYGDVILVDNEDVIEDIEVEALSNLMNWEVITETGEVLGRVRGFRFEAESGKLTAIVIASLGLPQIPDQFLSTYEISIEEVVSTGPNRLIVFEGAEERVNQLTVGVLERLGIGKAPWERDADEEYGYSAPRAVAPSNQLPSGVPLQPPKPKVRTPEPVAEEEWTEDYIEEERPQRQVMKARQYESIQYEEDEEDNWSEATGRDRYQQPPSQPYKAPSYTNDYDDYDDDVESDAWDDVPPQPVNIPKKVKERQPEYEEEGY; from the coding sequence ATGACCTCTGAACAGATAATTAGACGTTCCGACATATTAAATACCCAGGTGATCACCCGCGATAATGGCAAACGGTTAGGCATCGTAAGTCAAATCTGGGTGGACATTGATCAAAGAGAGGTTGTGGCGCTTGGTTTGCGAGACAGCCTGATCTCCATCTCTGGTCTGCCCCGCTATATGTACCTTAGCAGCATCCACCAATATGGCGATGTGATCCTAGTTGATAACGAAGATGTCATAGAAGATATCGAAGTTGAAGCCTTAAGTAACCTAATGAACTGGGAAGTCATCACCGAAACAGGCGAAGTTTTAGGTAGAGTCCGGGGCTTCAGATTTGAGGCGGAATCTGGCAAACTTACTGCTATAGTCATCGCCTCCTTGGGACTACCCCAAATTCCCGACCAGTTTTTAAGCACCTACGAAATATCCATAGAAGAAGTAGTCAGCACCGGCCCCAACAGGTTGATTGTATTTGAAGGAGCCGAAGAACGGGTAAATCAGTTAACAGTGGGTGTACTAGAACGCTTAGGTATCGGTAAAGCACCTTGGGAACGGGACGCAGACGAAGAATATGGTTATTCCGCACCCCGCGCTGTTGCACCTTCAAATCAGCTACCCAGTGGTGTACCCTTGCAACCACCCAAGCCCAAAGTCCGCACTCCTGAACCCGTGGCTGAAGAAGAATGGACTGAGGACTATATTGAGGAAGAAAGACCACAGCGCCAAGTAATGAAAGCGCGTCAATACGAATCTATTCAGTACGAAGAAGACGAAGAAGACAACTGGAGTGAAGCCACAGGTAGAGACAGATACCAGCAACCCCCGTCTCAACCCTATAAAGCCCCGTCCTACACCAACGACTACGATGACTACGATGATGATGTAGAAAGTGATGCTTGGGACGATGTACCACCGCAACCAGTGAATATTCCTAAAAAAGTCAAAGAAAGACAGCCAGAATACGAGGAAGAAGGATATTAA
- the smc gene encoding chromosome segregation protein SMC, with protein sequence MVHIKRVELTNFKSFGGTTAVPLLPGFTVISGPNGSGKSNILDALLFCLGLASSKGMRADRLPDLVNNTQTAKSRSAVEASVTVTFDLSDLIDVNDQLSVVSSSEELPQHEAPSVNGNGHKATEWSVTRKLRVTHQGSYTSNYYINGISATQTELHEELERLRIYPEGYNVVLQGDVTSIISMKGKERREIIDELAGVAAFDRKIHQAKDTLDEVKEKEDSCRIIETELTLQRDRLSQDRAKAEKYQKLRTEYLEKQSWEAVLSWRSLQAQQEKLATQIQAGDRNYAELTTQLTSLNTEIAEKTAQLEELNAHVKAMGEEELLAVQSTLVTQEAERKQLQRQQSELEAAVQETARRLTQTGEDIHKHQQALGEIAQAQDLERQSIVYCQQQRDEAQQALEKSREAAAEIASASEAWVQQQTALNRQIEVVLQTLEPQRTEQAQLRERNSQLQQLIEEQTQLTASLEPQLAQKQADCTGLETQFNTSSEPIQELAQNLAATEQELQIQQDTQKRLLQEQRDKQRQLDKIDAQAQAQQEVQGTQASKVIIQSGMPGVCGLVVHLGRVEPRFQLALEIAAGARLGHIVVEDDGIAAAGIELLKQKRAGRATFLPLNKIQAHKFTQDATLRLANGFVNYAVNLVDCDRRYKDIFNYVFGNTVVFSNLDSARKNLGLYRIVTLDGELLETSGAMTGGSSNQRSSLRFGNAEAAESEEAVALKQRLADIDRILDRCGDAIANLSIKTKQLSQELTEARQARREQQLQLEQLQKDIKSLTSQLEGTRSQLSQNTEKFTTAQSRLEILDKELPGQESQLQQLRQTLAELEASQTPSEWQQIQAIIKTQEQQLQQRDTALREAEQRLKNLENQQQRLQERIQEGEQRITQYQQEQQTQQNQLSSLSSQHSALAMQISEIRSKLTELEKHLGEEKQKRDAIEQEVRSHLLRQQQLEWEIQKLEESQIKRREDLTALQTQLQELVPELPNPLPEVPDKVDLEELQKELRSLAKRLQAMEPVNMLALEEYERTQKRLEELSEKLQTLEGERTELLLRIENFTTLRQIAFKEAFDAVNENFQSIFATLSDGDGYLQLDDPEDPFSSGLNLVAHPKGKPVQRLASMSGGEKSLTALSFIFALQRYRPSPFYAFDEVDMFLDGANVERLSRMIKQQAQQAQFIVVSLRRPMIESAERTIGVTQARGAYTQVLGIKLSSSNTSA encoded by the coding sequence ATGGTGCATATCAAGCGCGTAGAACTTACTAACTTCAAATCCTTCGGCGGTACTACAGCAGTCCCATTATTGCCGGGGTTTACTGTCATATCTGGGCCTAATGGTTCGGGTAAGTCTAATATTTTGGATGCGCTGCTGTTTTGTTTGGGACTGGCTAGTTCTAAGGGGATGCGTGCCGATCGCCTACCCGATTTGGTTAATAATACTCAAACGGCTAAAAGTCGTTCGGCGGTGGAAGCTAGTGTAACGGTGACGTTTGATTTGTCTGATCTGATAGATGTTAATGATCAGTTGTCAGTTGTCAGTAGTAGTGAAGAATTACCACAGCATGAAGCGCCATCTGTGAATGGTAATGGACACAAAGCCACAGAATGGAGTGTAACTCGGAAGTTGCGGGTGACGCATCAGGGGAGTTATACGTCGAATTACTATATCAATGGAATTTCCGCGACGCAGACGGAACTGCATGAGGAGTTGGAGAGGCTGCGGATATATCCTGAAGGTTATAACGTGGTTCTGCAAGGGGATGTCACCAGCATTATCTCTATGAAGGGGAAGGAACGCCGAGAAATTATTGATGAGTTGGCGGGTGTGGCGGCGTTTGATCGCAAAATTCATCAAGCTAAGGATACTTTGGATGAGGTAAAGGAAAAGGAAGATAGTTGTCGGATTATTGAGACTGAGTTAACTTTACAACGCGATCGCCTCTCGCAAGACCGGGCGAAGGCGGAGAAGTATCAGAAGTTACGCACGGAATATTTAGAAAAGCAATCTTGGGAAGCGGTGTTGTCTTGGCGTTCTCTGCAAGCACAGCAGGAGAAGTTAGCCACCCAAATTCAAGCAGGCGATCGCAATTATGCGGAACTGACTACCCAGCTTACCAGTTTAAATACAGAAATTGCCGAGAAAACCGCCCAATTGGAAGAACTCAACGCCCATGTAAAAGCTATGGGGGAGGAGGAACTGTTGGCGGTACAGTCTACCTTGGTGACACAGGAGGCGGAACGGAAGCAACTGCAACGTCAGCAAAGCGAGTTAGAGGCGGCTGTTCAAGAAACTGCTAGGCGGTTAACGCAAACTGGGGAAGATATTCACAAGCATCAGCAGGCTTTGGGGGAAATTGCCCAAGCTCAGGATTTGGAGCGGCAATCTATTGTATATTGTCAGCAGCAACGGGACGAAGCACAACAAGCTTTGGAAAAGTCCCGCGAAGCAGCCGCCGAAATCGCCTCAGCCTCGGAAGCGTGGGTACAGCAGCAAACAGCGTTAAACCGTCAAATTGAAGTTGTATTGCAAACTCTAGAACCGCAACGGACAGAACAAGCGCAGTTAAGGGAACGGAATAGTCAATTACAGCAGTTAATTGAAGAACAAACACAGTTAACCGCCAGTTTAGAACCACAGCTAGCACAAAAGCAGGCTGATTGTACTGGATTAGAAACACAATTCAATACATCTAGTGAACCCATCCAAGAGTTAGCGCAAAATCTCGCAGCTACAGAACAGGAATTACAAATTCAACAAGATACTCAAAAGCGGCTGTTACAGGAACAACGGGATAAGCAACGTCAACTAGATAAAATCGATGCGCAAGCACAAGCACAACAAGAGGTACAGGGAACCCAGGCGAGTAAAGTTATTATCCAGTCAGGAATGCCTGGGGTTTGCGGCTTGGTGGTACATTTGGGACGGGTAGAACCTCGCTTTCAGTTGGCGTTAGAAATTGCGGCTGGGGCGCGGTTGGGACATATTGTCGTAGAAGATGATGGGATAGCCGCCGCCGGAATTGAATTACTCAAACAGAAACGCGCTGGAAGAGCGACATTTTTACCGTTAAATAAGATTCAGGCTCATAAATTTACCCAAGATGCTACATTGCGTTTAGCTAACGGCTTTGTTAACTATGCCGTGAATTTGGTAGATTGCGATCGCCGTTATAAAGACATCTTTAATTACGTCTTCGGTAATACTGTAGTATTTTCCAACTTAGACTCAGCGCGAAAAAATCTCGGCTTATATCGCATCGTTACCTTGGATGGGGAATTATTAGAAACCAGTGGCGCGATGACTGGGGGTAGTAGTAACCAGCGTTCCTCTTTACGGTTTGGGAATGCGGAAGCAGCAGAGTCAGAAGAAGCCGTTGCATTGAAGCAGCGTTTAGCAGATATTGATCGGATTTTAGACCGTTGTGGTGATGCGATCGCTAATTTATCCATCAAAACCAAACAACTGTCGCAAGAACTGACAGAAGCGCGTCAAGCCAGGCGGGAACAACAGTTACAGTTGGAACAGTTGCAGAAGGATATTAAGAGTTTAACAAGTCAGTTAGAAGGGACGCGATCGCAACTGAGTCAAAATACTGAAAAATTTACTACAGCCCAGTCCCGCCTGGAAATTTTGGATAAAGAACTTCCAGGACAAGAAAGCCAATTACAACAACTACGCCAAACCCTAGCAGAGTTAGAAGCCTCCCAAACTCCTAGCGAATGGCAACAAATTCAAGCGATAATTAAAACCCAAGAACAACAACTGCAACAACGAGACACTGCCTTAAGGGAAGCCGAACAACGTTTAAAAAATCTGGAAAATCAACAACAACGCCTGCAAGAACGTATCCAAGAAGGCGAACAACGCATTACCCAATATCAGCAAGAACAACAAACCCAACAAAATCAACTATCTTCCCTCAGCAGTCAACACTCAGCACTGGCGATGCAAATCTCGGAAATTCGCAGCAAATTAACCGAACTGGAAAAGCATCTAGGAGAGGAGAAACAAAAACGCGACGCTATTGAACAAGAAGTGCGATCGCATCTCCTCCGTCAGCAACAATTAGAATGGGAAATCCAAAAGTTAGAAGAATCTCAAATCAAGCGGCGGGAAGATTTAACCGCCTTACAAACTCAGTTACAGGAATTAGTTCCAGAATTGCCTAACCCATTGCCAGAAGTACCAGATAAGGTAGACTTAGAAGAATTGCAGAAAGAATTGCGATCGCTTGCCAAACGCCTCCAAGCAATGGAACCTGTAAATATGCTGGCTTTGGAAGAATATGAACGCACGCAAAAGCGCTTAGAAGAACTATCAGAAAAATTACAGACACTAGAAGGAGAACGCACTGAACTACTTCTACGCATCGAAAACTTCACCACCTTGAGGCAAATCGCTTTTAAAGAAGCCTTTGACGCTGTAAACGAAAACTTTCAATCAATCTTCGCCACTCTTTCCGACGGCGACGGCTACCTACAACTAGATGATCCTGAAGATCCCTTTAGCAGTGGCTTAAATTTAGTCGCCCACCCCAAAGGTAAACCAGTACAAAGACTCGCCTCCATGTCTGGGGGTGAAAAATCCCTCACCGCCCTAAGCTTTATTTTCGCCCTACAACGTTACCGCCCCTCACCTTTTTACGCCTTTGATGAAGTAGATATGTTTCTTGATGGGGCAAACGTCGAACGATTGTCAAGAATGATTAAACAACAGGCACAACAAGCCCAATTCATAGTTGTTAGTTTGCGTCGTCCGATGATAGAATCAGCCGAACGCACAATAGGCGTTACTCAAGCACGAGGAGCTTATACCCAAGTTTTGGGAATTAAGTTATCATCCTCAAATACATCTGCTTGA
- a CDS encoding AIR synthase-related protein has product MTQAVDQVDYDTLDAAKRRFIEAAKRTLQFAPSYGGVPSAGLGGSANAFSFNLAPYLHTGNPELFVSLVPEGLGTADDARPDDLSQEELRRFWWNIGIKILSCLTNDAASSGMQTVLLGLYLPSSTPETVFTPAFLDGFLDGVVEGCRRIGCVYISGETPQLKTKMIPGRLDIAGSVFGVMPPGVPPIDGTRLAEGNVIVLVESTGLHENGFTPVRKLAESLPDGYRTKLPSGQQLWEAMNAASHLYTPLVQAVLREGIRPTAMENITGHGWQKLMRSAKPLRYVIEQLLPVPEIFQFVESHLEGGKEMMLSVFNYGAGFAFYTETEQDGERIVQLAKEQGLTAAIAGRVEASPTREVVVTPFGITFKGESFGIAKGA; this is encoded by the coding sequence ATGACCCAAGCCGTTGATCAAGTCGATTATGATACTCTCGATGCCGCCAAGCGTCGCTTTATTGAGGCGGCAAAACGCACACTACAATTCGCCCCCTCTTACGGTGGTGTCCCATCTGCTGGGCTGGGGGGAAGTGCTAACGCCTTTAGTTTTAATCTCGCCCCTTACCTGCATACGGGAAACCCTGAGCTTTTTGTTAGCCTTGTCCCTGAAGGTTTGGGTACGGCTGATGATGCCCGTCCTGATGACCTTTCCCAAGAGGAATTGCGGCGGTTCTGGTGGAACATTGGTATTAAAATTCTCTCCTGCCTAACAAATGATGCCGCGTCTTCAGGGATGCAAACTGTACTTTTAGGGCTATATCTACCCTCAAGCACCCCAGAAACTGTATTTACACCTGCCTTTCTTGATGGGTTTCTCGATGGCGTGGTTGAGGGATGCAGACGTATAGGATGTGTTTACATTTCTGGAGAAACGCCCCAACTCAAAACCAAGATGATTCCGGGACGGTTGGACATTGCTGGTTCTGTGTTTGGTGTTATGCCTCCTGGTGTGCCTCCCATTGATGGTACAAGGTTGGCTGAAGGTAATGTGATCGTTTTGGTGGAAAGTACCGGACTGCATGAAAACGGCTTTACCCCCGTGCGGAAGCTAGCCGAGTCTCTACCTGATGGCTACAGAACAAAGCTACCCAGTGGACAGCAGTTATGGGAAGCGATGAATGCTGCATCCCACCTCTACACGCCACTGGTGCAGGCTGTTTTACGTGAGGGTATTCGTCCCACGGCGATGGAAAATATTACTGGTCATGGATGGCAGAAATTGATGCGATCTGCCAAACCATTACGGTATGTAATTGAACAATTATTACCTGTGCCGGAAATCTTTCAATTTGTGGAAAGCCATCTGGAAGGTGGGAAGGAAATGATGTTATCTGTATTTAACTACGGTGCAGGTTTTGCATTTTATACAGAAACAGAACAAGATGGCGAGAGAATTGTTCAGTTAGCAAAAGAACAGGGATTAACGGCTGCGATCGCTGGTAGAGTTGAAGCATCCCCTACCCGCGAAGTTGTGGTAACACCCTTTGGTATTACCTTCAAAGGCGAATCTTTTGGTATTGCCAAAGGAGCATAA